The proteins below are encoded in one region of Bacillus horti:
- a CDS encoding DUF2877 domain-containing protein, with product MNSEFNAECLTLSFDEGFKKLMDRGNAEAVSQVGIVHSVFNKVINFKDHKNQLHSLLHRDMDNGPYSIRVDRKGSCSFQDFLIHVNDAVYMSKDYLVIGNLFKLKLSRSRLWQPQPIKLDLNRAYDLLNKNIERYNQYLLVSGSSGGVKHYYLKNHLHLPVKHHPTLIEKELEKRILNFRWSVQNNGQALEEHINALLGFGNGLTPSGDDFLAGYILALNTVQRREASKILRKIKGLLGAQKLPTTDISITMLKATLEGKTREYIHQFICSLFDDDDSRMIRNTEQVLAIGSSSGTDLSIGISVGLSDFLEDSVK from the coding sequence ATGAATAGTGAGTTTAATGCTGAATGTTTGACCCTCTCCTTTGATGAAGGATTTAAGAAACTAATGGATAGAGGAAATGCTGAGGCTGTGAGCCAAGTTGGCATCGTTCATAGCGTATTTAATAAAGTGATTAACTTTAAAGACCATAAAAATCAACTGCATAGCCTATTGCATAGGGATATGGACAATGGCCCTTATTCCATAAGGGTAGATAGGAAAGGGTCATGTTCCTTCCAAGACTTTTTGATACATGTAAATGATGCAGTATATATGTCAAAGGATTACTTAGTCATAGGAAATCTTTTCAAGCTGAAGCTTAGTAGGAGTCGCTTATGGCAACCACAGCCAATTAAGCTGGATTTGAATAGAGCATATGACTTATTAAATAAAAATATTGAGCGATATAATCAGTATTTGTTAGTAAGCGGATCAAGTGGAGGCGTAAAGCACTATTATCTAAAAAATCACTTGCATCTCCCTGTCAAACATCATCCAACGCTAATAGAAAAAGAGCTGGAGAAAAGAATTCTCAATTTTAGATGGAGCGTTCAGAATAACGGTCAAGCTCTTGAAGAGCATATCAACGCTCTGCTAGGCTTCGGAAATGGCTTGACTCCCTCGGGGGATGACTTTTTAGCGGGATATATATTGGCACTAAACACCGTTCAACGTAGAGAGGCCAGTAAAATACTCCGTAAAATAAAAGGTTTGCTGGGTGCTCAGAAGCTGCCTACTACGGATATTAGTATTACGATGCTGAAAGCAACACTTGAAGGTAAAACAAGAGAATATATTCATCAATTTATTTGCTCTCTTTTTGACGATGACGATTCGAGAATGATCCGTAACACTGAACAGGTGTTAGCCATTGGGTCATCCTCCGGAACAGATTTATCGATTGGGATCTCTGTAGGATTATCTGATTTTTTGGAAGATTCAGTAAAATAA
- a CDS encoding ring-opening amidohydrolase: MVDVKVYRIPMSAPDDMSSLKELIDSGQINPTEIVAVLGKTEGNGCVNDFTRGFATSAFRSFLARILGQTEQQVEEKIAFVMSGGTEGVMTPHATIFTKNEVDTNTELSREKGLTVSVGFTRNFLPEEIGTLTMVQEVERVVLGLMETAGIEEKEDVHFVQIKCPLLTSDRILEAKSRGKSVAVEDTYKSMGYSRGASALGVAVALEEVNRTAVTEESILNDWSLYSSVASTSAGVELMNCEIILMGNSKKSMSKYRIGHSVMNDAIDLNAVIEAMKNSGLEIDKLPTAEDNNRIVNILAKAEASPDGLVRNRRHTMLTDSDINHTRQARAVVNGVIASITGDPMVYVSGGAEHQGPAGGGPIAVIIKK; this comes from the coding sequence ATGGTGGATGTAAAGGTATACCGAATTCCAATGTCTGCACCTGATGATATGTCAAGCTTAAAGGAATTAATTGATAGTGGTCAGATTAATCCAACTGAAATCGTAGCTGTTTTAGGGAAAACAGAGGGGAATGGATGTGTAAATGATTTCACTAGAGGGTTTGCAACCTCAGCGTTTAGAAGCTTTTTAGCTAGAATCCTTGGGCAAACAGAGCAGCAAGTAGAGGAAAAGATTGCTTTCGTCATGTCAGGTGGGACTGAGGGTGTGATGACCCCCCATGCTACTATCTTTACTAAAAATGAGGTAGACACAAATACAGAGCTATCTAGAGAAAAGGGATTAACGGTTAGTGTAGGATTTACTAGAAACTTTTTACCCGAAGAGATAGGTACCTTAACGATGGTTCAAGAGGTAGAGAGAGTCGTTCTTGGGCTAATGGAGACAGCAGGGATAGAAGAAAAAGAAGATGTTCATTTTGTACAGATCAAGTGTCCTCTACTAACTTCTGATAGGATTTTAGAAGCAAAATCAAGAGGTAAATCAGTTGCAGTAGAAGATACCTATAAATCTATGGGCTATTCAAGAGGTGCATCCGCCCTTGGAGTAGCTGTGGCCTTAGAAGAAGTGAATCGAACAGCTGTTACAGAAGAAAGTATTTTGAATGATTGGTCTTTATATTCCAGTGTCGCTTCCACTTCTGCTGGCGTAGAGCTGATGAATTGTGAAATTATACTAATGGGAAATTCTAAAAAATCAATGAGCAAGTATAGAATTGGACATAGTGTCATGAATGACGCTATTGATCTGAATGCCGTTATTGAAGCGATGAAAAATAGTGGCTTAGAGATTGATAAATTACCTACAGCAGAAGACAATAACCGCATCGTCAATATTTTAGCTAAAGCTGAGGCTTCTCCAGATGGACTTGTCAGAAATAGACGCCATACGATGTTGACAGATTCTGATATTAACCATACGCGCCAAGCCCGAGCAGTCGTAAATGGAGTTATTGCATCTATCACAGGAGATCCTATGGTATACGTATCTGGCGGCGCTGAGCATCAAGGGCCAGCTGGTGGAGGTCCAATAGCCGTTATTATTAAAAAGTAA
- a CDS encoding uracil-xanthine permease family protein, producing MINKSESTEIEVIYGIHDKPKLSLGIPLAIQHILAMFVANITVPLLVSSLLGLSSAETTFLIQCAILMAGVTTFIQVMRYRFGIGSGLPIVMGTSNAFIPVVVVIATDYGIGAVLVASFIGGLFEIILGRYLIHVKRIFTPLVAGIVVLTIGITLIPVGIRQAAGGSSNMGDLTSLAIAGLVLLTIIIFNQSKNKVLKSSSILIGIGVGYVVSILLGLVDITPVIESSWLSFPQPFQYQWTFEPVAIIAMLFMYIATAIESVGDISAITNGAEGREATKKELRGGVVADGISSSIAALFNAFPNTSYSQNIGVVNLTGVFSVFVIKIGAVILILLSLLPKFAAFITIMPQPVLGGAAVAMFAMVAVSGVSLLKKIKLDSRNILIIAVALGLGIGFNVVPEATQQLPENVQLILTTGLVPAALVAILLDLLLPKKQ from the coding sequence ATGATTAACAAGAGCGAGTCAACAGAGATTGAGGTTATTTATGGGATTCATGACAAACCTAAGCTATCACTCGGGATACCCTTAGCCATTCAACATATTTTAGCTATGTTTGTGGCTAATATTACGGTCCCTCTTCTCGTGTCATCCTTATTAGGATTATCCTCGGCTGAAACGACGTTCTTAATCCAGTGCGCTATTTTAATGGCTGGGGTAACAACTTTCATCCAGGTTATGCGCTATAGATTTGGGATAGGGTCTGGTCTTCCCATCGTCATGGGGACAAGTAATGCCTTTATTCCGGTGGTAGTTGTGATAGCTACTGATTATGGAATAGGGGCAGTCCTAGTGGCAAGCTTTATTGGTGGATTATTTGAGATTATTCTGGGAAGATATCTTATTCATGTAAAAAGAATCTTTACACCATTAGTGGCTGGAATAGTCGTCTTAACCATAGGCATCACACTGATACCGGTTGGAATAAGACAAGCTGCTGGTGGAAGCAGCAATATGGGTGACCTAACAAGTCTTGCTATTGCGGGGCTCGTCTTACTAACAATTATTATCTTTAACCAAAGTAAAAATAAAGTACTTAAGTCTTCGTCCATACTCATCGGGATCGGGGTAGGTTACGTCGTTTCTATCTTACTCGGATTAGTAGACATCACACCAGTCATAGAATCAAGTTGGCTATCATTTCCCCAGCCCTTTCAATATCAATGGACTTTTGAGCCCGTAGCTATCATTGCCATGTTATTTATGTATATCGCCACGGCCATTGAATCGGTTGGAGATATTTCAGCGATTACGAATGGTGCAGAGGGGAGAGAGGCAACAAAAAAGGAGCTGCGTGGCGGGGTTGTTGCGGATGGAATTTCAAGCAGTATAGCTGCATTATTCAATGCATTTCCAAACACTTCGTACTCCCAAAATATCGGTGTAGTTAACTTAACAGGTGTGTTTAGTGTATTTGTCATCAAAATAGGTGCGGTAATCCTCATTCTATTATCCTTGTTACCTAAATTTGCAGCGTTCATCACCATTATGCCTCAGCCTGTATTAGGGGGCGCAGCCGTTGCGATGTTCGCCATGGTTGCTGTTTCAGGGGTATCATTATTGAAAAAAATCAAGCTTGATAGTAGAAATATACTCATTATTGCCGTAGCTTTAGGATTGGGTATAGGGTTCAATGTTGTCCCAGAAGCGACTCAGCAACTTCCAGAAAATGTACAATTAATTTTAACAACAGGTCTCGTACCGGCAGCATTGGTCGCCATCCTATTAGATTTGTTGCTACCTAAAAAACAATAG
- a CDS encoding transporter has translation MSLLMNSIPLIVIIVLLYKRQHMLFAGLVGGVLAFIIGGLTVDQATSIFVGGISNMLGITIPIIYAAAAMMVSKAGSIQALVELASRGIKGKVSILAGVIVLIQAFATYMAGMGAGNTMVTAPLMAMAVGANPFVIAAMSIATAVGFTTSPASTETILAAESAGLDVITHASAMLPYTMLFYLLAAGLAIYGVHKNGALINQDGKKEEQNEKTNNWTLLKQSIPAVALLVMVLAGNSINSMLEIKIFTPASIVIITAVLTVLLTPLNINKTGEALVDGSKFILTTLFGVGIFLGFINMIGELGTFAQIAALANNVPNMIVLPVAMILAFLIAIPSGAMTAGVLTLILPTLAALGLPPLAMGFVAIATGLGTQISPVQINVAALADGFKLDIIDIIKGNMKFVLGALALLIVIAMIVV, from the coding sequence ATGAGTTTATTAATGAATAGTATTCCCTTAATTGTTATCATTGTTCTTTTATATAAAAGGCAGCACATGCTATTCGCTGGATTAGTAGGGGGAGTATTAGCGTTTATTATAGGTGGATTAACAGTAGATCAGGCAACGTCCATTTTTGTTGGCGGGATTTCAAACATGCTAGGAATCACAATACCGATCATTTACGCAGCGGCAGCAATGATGGTATCAAAAGCTGGAAGTATCCAAGCGTTAGTGGAACTAGCTAGCAGAGGGATAAAAGGTAAAGTCAGTATTCTAGCAGGAGTGATCGTATTAATCCAAGCCTTTGCCACCTACATGGCCGGGATGGGAGCAGGTAACACTATGGTTACGGCGCCATTAATGGCTATGGCTGTAGGGGCTAATCCTTTTGTCATTGCAGCTATGTCTATTGCTACAGCGGTTGGCTTCACGACTTCTCCAGCCTCTACTGAAACCATATTAGCTGCTGAGAGTGCAGGACTTGATGTGATTACACATGCAAGTGCCATGCTGCCTTATACGATGTTGTTTTACCTATTAGCTGCTGGATTAGCCATTTATGGCGTACATAAAAATGGTGCTCTCATCAATCAGGATGGTAAAAAAGAAGAGCAGAATGAAAAGACAAATAATTGGACTCTATTAAAACAATCCATACCAGCTGTTGCTTTACTTGTTATGGTGTTAGCAGGAAATAGCATCAATTCAATGCTAGAAATAAAAATCTTCACACCTGCATCCATTGTGATTATAACGGCTGTATTAACAGTCCTATTAACACCATTAAACATTAACAAAACAGGTGAAGCCTTGGTTGACGGCTCCAAATTTATTTTAACAACATTGTTTGGTGTAGGGATCTTCCTTGGCTTTATTAACATGATTGGAGAGTTAGGCACTTTTGCACAAATAGCTGCTCTAGCAAACAATGTACCGAACATGATTGTTTTACCTGTAGCTATGATCCTTGCCTTTTTAATCGCCATTCCTTCTGGAGCTATGACAGCTGGAGTTTTGACTCTAATCTTACCTACTTTAGCCGCCTTGGGATTACCACCTTTAGCAATGGGATTTGTGGCTATAGCGACTGGTCTTGGTACACAAATAAGCCCTGTACAAATTAACGTAGCAGCTCTAGCAGACGGCTTTAAACTAGACATTATTGATATTATCAAAGGGAATATGAAATTTGTCCTAGGGGCGTTAGCTTTATTAATCGTAATCGCAATGATCGTTGTCTGA
- the fdrA gene encoding acyl-CoA synthetase FdrA → MSSKVVIKKNSYHDSVTLMSLASKALSIEGVNEAIVSMATAMNKDLIQQVGLMTEEVAQATPNDLIIAISANSEEISEQALQFIEEAFQSKQKKSKGEKNKSYQTINTALEAEGEHQIAIISVPGDFAAREANIALDKGLHVMMFSDNVSIEDEKQLKQKAVEKNLFVMGPDCGTAIINGVGLCFANNVRKGNIGLVAASGTGLQEVTVQIDRLGGGITQAFGTGGRDLYESIGGIMMKQGLKALAEDENTEVIVLISKPPAKKVQDEILELVKSINKPVVISFIDGDEQAVKEAGAYYGESLADTAYQAVKLANPTGNPPQIVSGTDEETIQHEAVRLAASQQYIRALFCGGTLCSEALSILRNAGLEVRSNVSKKDHEQLLDIKNSMGHTLLDLGEDEFTVGRPHPMIDPTIRNERIIQEARDPETAVLLLDFELGYGAHEDPIGSALEFIQRARKTAEEEGRYFPVIAYVCGTEADKQSLSESERKLKEAGVLVANSNVQAVELANQLISSKGGKA, encoded by the coding sequence ATGTCATCTAAGGTCGTTATTAAAAAAAATTCCTATCATGATTCAGTGACATTGATGTCCCTAGCGAGCAAAGCGCTGTCTATTGAAGGTGTCAATGAAGCGATTGTATCCATGGCCACAGCAATGAATAAGGATTTAATTCAGCAAGTTGGTCTTATGACTGAGGAAGTAGCCCAAGCTACCCCAAATGATCTGATTATCGCCATTAGTGCGAACTCAGAGGAAATTAGCGAACAAGCTCTACAATTCATTGAGGAAGCATTCCAGTCTAAGCAAAAAAAATCAAAAGGGGAAAAGAATAAATCCTATCAAACGATTAATACGGCACTTGAAGCTGAAGGGGAACACCAAATAGCTATTATCTCTGTTCCTGGAGATTTTGCTGCCAGGGAAGCAAATATTGCCTTAGATAAGGGGCTTCATGTCATGATGTTTAGTGATAACGTTTCAATTGAAGACGAGAAGCAGCTTAAGCAGAAAGCGGTAGAAAAGAATTTATTTGTTATGGGACCAGATTGTGGAACAGCCATCATCAATGGAGTAGGACTCTGCTTTGCAAACAATGTAAGGAAAGGCAACATCGGCTTAGTTGCTGCCTCCGGAACAGGTCTTCAGGAAGTCACTGTTCAGATTGATCGCTTAGGTGGTGGGATTACTCAGGCGTTTGGAACGGGTGGACGTGATCTCTATGAATCTATTGGTGGCATCATGATGAAGCAAGGGCTAAAAGCACTGGCCGAGGATGAAAATACGGAGGTCATCGTGTTAATTTCCAAACCACCTGCTAAGAAGGTTCAGGACGAAATACTGGAGCTTGTAAAATCCATTAATAAGCCAGTTGTTATCTCTTTTATTGATGGTGATGAGCAAGCTGTAAAAGAAGCAGGAGCATATTATGGGGAAAGTCTGGCGGATACCGCTTATCAAGCCGTTAAGCTAGCAAATCCTACTGGAAACCCGCCACAGATCGTCAGTGGTACAGATGAGGAAACAATTCAACATGAGGCAGTGAGGCTTGCCGCATCACAGCAATATATTCGCGCATTGTTCTGTGGAGGCACACTATGTTCGGAGGCTTTGTCAATTTTAAGAAATGCTGGCTTAGAAGTTAGAAGCAATGTATCTAAGAAGGATCATGAACAGCTTTTAGATATAAAAAACAGCATGGGACACACCCTGCTAGACTTAGGTGAAGATGAATTTACAGTTGGAAGGCCTCATCCAATGATTGATCCAACGATTCGTAATGAAAGGATCATTCAGGAAGCGCGGGATCCTGAAACGGCTGTCCTTCTCTTAGACTTTGAACTGGGCTACGGAGCACACGAAGATCCAATTGGATCTGCTTTAGAATTCATACAAAGAGCTAGAAAAACGGCGGAGGAAGAAGGTAGATACTTTCCTGTTATCGCATACGTTTGCGGGACCGAAGCAGATAAGCAAAGCTTATCTGAGTCTGAAAGAAAGCTAAAAGAAGCTGGGGTATTGGTTGCTAACAGTAATGTACAAGCTGTCGAGTTAGCCAATCAACTTATTTCTAGCAAAGGGGGAAAAGCGTAA